The proteins below come from a single Prochlorococcus marinus CUG1415 genomic window:
- the nusB gene encoding transcription antitermination factor NusB encodes MHKNRSLSRELSLISLGLIKDKGDFKLNKFQIEEIFESALDTLINHCRDELDNCELELENASQKILDSELQEGVHSSFSNVREDLKKSLKKIETVMNTLSVTLDFPRLIVSSGQIDIREDVNQRISNIINNITIIDSDIDQAMDGWRLKRLPRIDRDILRLAYVDINFLNTPFAVSCDEAVNLANKYSDIQGRKFINGVLRRLQTVKLQ; translated from the coding sequence ATGCATAAAAATAGATCCCTATCTAGAGAATTATCTTTAATTTCTCTAGGCTTGATAAAAGATAAAGGTGATTTCAAATTAAATAAATTTCAGATAGAAGAGATTTTTGAATCTGCTTTGGATACTCTCATAAATCATTGCAGAGATGAATTAGATAATTGCGAATTAGAGTTAGAAAATGCATCACAAAAAATATTAGACAGTGAATTGCAGGAAGGGGTTCATTCTTCTTTCTCAAATGTTAGAGAAGATTTAAAAAAATCTCTAAAAAAAATTGAAACTGTAATGAATACTCTCTCAGTAACTTTGGACTTTCCAAGATTAATAGTTTCTAGTGGACAAATTGATATTAGAGAGGATGTGAATCAGAGGATTAGTAATATTATTAATAACATTACAATTATTGATTCTGATATTGATCAAGCCATGGATGGTTGGAGATTAAAAAGACTACCAAGAATTGATCGAGATATTTTGCGTTTAGCTTATGTGGATATTAATTTTTTGAACACACCTTTTGCTGTTTCTTGTGATGAGGCAGTAAATCTAGCCAATAAATATAGTGATATTCAAGGAAGAAAATTTATTAATGGTGTTTTAAGGAGATTACAAACAGTAAAATTGCAATAG
- a CDS encoding DUF502 domain-containing protein: MVESNQNQDSNLGSRLQQDLKNDLIAGLLVVIPLATTIWLSSLVSKFVLTLVTSVPKQLNPFITLNPLLQDLINLSLGLTVPLLAILLIGLMARNFVGRWLLEFGEGTLSKIPVAGAVYKTLKQLLETFLSNKSNRFRRVVLVQYPREGLYSVGFVTGDVGPSLQPDLEEKLLSVFIPTAPNPTTGWYTLVPESSVKDLNISVEDAFRTIISAGIVNPDEKNNTTNPTFSKLFSQLRASTNTSS; the protein is encoded by the coding sequence CTAAAAAATGATCTGATAGCTGGTTTGTTGGTTGTAATACCATTAGCAACAACTATCTGGCTTTCATCATTAGTAAGTAAATTTGTTTTAACGTTAGTTACATCTGTTCCTAAACAATTAAATCCATTTATTACTTTAAATCCTTTATTACAAGATTTAATTAATCTTAGTTTGGGGTTAACTGTCCCCTTGTTAGCTATTTTGCTTATAGGCTTAATGGCTAGAAACTTTGTAGGAAGATGGTTATTAGAATTTGGAGAAGGTACCTTGTCAAAAATTCCAGTAGCAGGGGCAGTGTATAAAACTCTGAAACAATTGCTCGAAACTTTTTTAAGTAATAAATCTAATCGATTTAGAAGAGTTGTATTAGTTCAATATCCACGTGAGGGACTATATAGCGTAGGCTTCGTAACTGGTGATGTTGGACCCTCCCTGCAGCCAGATTTAGAAGAAAAGTTGTTAAGTGTTTTTATACCTACAGCACCAAATCCAACTACTGGTTGGTATACTTTGGTTCCCGAGTCCTCTGTTAAGGATTTGAATATTTCTGTTGAAGATGCTTTTAGAACAATAATTTCGGCTGGGATAGTTAATCCAGATGAAAAAAATAATACTACAAATCCAACATTTTCAAAATTATTTTCTCAATTACGTGCCTCTACTAATACTTCTTCTTAA